GCAAATAGATTTACCTGCCACATGATTGCATAAACATTTTACATCATCAATGCATAGAACTTAAACTCCTGATAATATATAGTAAGATAAGGTGTTGGAATCTTTGAATAAGTAATGATGCCATATAAAAGTGTAGCAGATAGCCAGGCGGATTGCTCGGTACTTCCACTACTCTCCAAATTGGTTTCTGAGTTACCATGTCAAATTTAAAGTCCATGTTTTTGCTGAACTTTTGTTGCTGTTAACACGAATGTCAGTTATCTTATTTATTctcaataaatataaaaatcatcGGGTTGCTCAGAAGGTGTGTTGAGATTTGTGTCTACCAATAAATGGTTGACTTTTTAGCCTACTGTTGTCTATTTGTGTCATACAAAAGTGTAGCAGAATAACTAGGCAGTAGTAGTTTGTTTGGTATATCCACTACTCTTtggattggtttctaagttacaCGTACACTGTCAGATTTTAAAGTCCATTGTTGCAGAACATTTGTTGCTCTCAACATGAATGTTGATTATCTTATTTATTCTCAATAAATACAAATTCCATCCTTAATTCTTATATAAAGTTAGTGGCCAGTTTTGGATTAAGGTTATAGTTGTCGTTGTTGTGAGTTGTCGTAATACTTATGCAAAGTACTTCGTGCTTTCTGCTAAATGCTCTGTTTGACAAAGTGTCTGGTGTGCCTGGTAAAATTGTGTAACATGTTTGTAATTTGGGTTATTGACTATTGGGTGTGTTTTGTGGTTTCTGGTCTTTGTGGAAATATGAGGAAAGAACTGTGCTTTCTTTGCTAATTTAGATGTCTCTTGCCCgaattgataattgttgttttgaatgaACATATTTGAAGTCCAAAGATGATTTCATTTGGAATTAGGTGTGATCAGCTAGTGTGTTCTTGATTTTTTTCCCGTTTCGCCGTGTTTACCCTTTTATCCATATCAAGTGTAGacggatctcatcttaaattggGTGTTTGTTTCTCTGCACAGTTATCATACTATCATATCCATCGTTCATTTTGTTAAGGAAACTGTAATTCTCTTAGTTGCAagtaataattatatcaagacaATTATATTGGTTCACTGGATGTAGTCATTTAAGCTATTCCGATGGTCATATTAAGGATTTTAATTTTGGATCTTGCTGACATTCTGCTGCTGTTCTTGCAGTACACTTCTCTTAAGCCTTTGGGTGATAgagttttggtgaagattaagACTGTAGAGGAAAAGACCGTAGGTGGTATCCTACTTCCAACAACAGCACAGTCGAAACCTCAAGGAGGTGAGGTTGTTGCTGTTGGGGAGGGTCGTTCAGTTGGGAAGAATCAGGTGGACATTAGTGTGAAGGTAATAATCATGATTGAGTAATATGCTCAATGTTGGCTTCTATCCATGATTGACAGTTTTCTCAAGCGATCTTACTATGTGTAGACTGGCACCcaagttgtttactcaaaatatgcGGGAACAGAGGTGGAGTTCAATGGATCAAATCACCTCATCTTGAAGGAGGATGACATTGTTGGTATTCTCGAGACAGATGAAATCAAGGATCTGCAGCCCTTGAATGACAGAGTTCTGATAAAGGTTAGGCCTCATGTTCTTCTCTGGATATTTTACTTCAAGTCTTCAAGCATTCTCATTTCCTGCAGCCTTTAGATGATGTAAGATTGCTAACTATGTTTGTTTACTCAGGTCGCCGAGGCTGAGGAAAAAACTGCTGGAGGCTTATTATTAACTGAAGCATCCAAGGAGAAGCCTTCCATTGGCACGGTAAAAGATACACCTAGTAATTTGCTACAATGATCTATACTTGCATCCTTATGCCCGTGATTCCTGTTTTAGTTGAGATTTGTTCTGAACActttccaaatttaaatttcagGTTATAGCTGTAGGTCCTGGTCCACTTGACGAGGAAGGGAACCGGAAACCACTATCAGTATCCACAGGAAATACAGTTCTATACTCCAAATATGCTGGCAATGAATTCAAAGGTGCTGATGGTTCTGAGTACATTGCACTGAGGGCATCTGATGTAATGGCTGTGCTTTCATAGATAGATTGAGCCATTCGTTCCAATACCAAAGGCTCCAATGGACGTTCACAGCGCGGGAGAATGTTGCCTTCA
The sequence above is drawn from the Nicotiana tabacum cultivar K326 chromosome 13, ASM71507v2, whole genome shotgun sequence genome and encodes:
- the LOC107809711 gene encoding 20 kDa chaperonin, chloroplastic, with amino-acid sequence MATTQLTASSISVKGFASFEGLRSTTTVNVASLKQNSRSFRGLIIKAATVVAPKYTSLKPLGDRVLVKIKTVEEKTVGGILLPTTAQSKPQGGEVVAVGEGRSVGKNQVDISVKTGTQVVYSKYAGTEVEFNGSNHLILKEDDIVGILETDEIKDLQPLNDRVLIKVAEAEEKTAGGLLLTEASKEKPSIGTVIAVGPGPLDEEGNRKPLSVSTGNTVLYSKYAGNEFKGADGSEYIALRASDVMAVLS